Within Acidimicrobiia bacterium, the genomic segment TGGTCCTCGTACTTCACGTCGCACGCGACGGCCTGCGCGGTTCCGCCCCGGTTCCGGATCTCGGCCGCGGTTGCCTCGACCTTCTCGGGCGTGCGGCCTGCGGCCATCACCTGTGCGCCCTCGACGGCAAGGGCGAGCGCGATCCCCTCACCGACCCCCTGACCTGCACCGGTGACCAGCGCGGCCTTCCCGTCGAGCGTTCCCATGCCGTCCTCCCTCCCCGCCGAGCCCACGTTCGGCGTAGCCTCTCACGCCATGTGCGGATGCATCGTCGCTCTGGTCGCGTTCTTCTCGCCCCGGTTGGCCATCTTCATCGTGTGGCTGTTCACCGACCGGATGGGCATCGCGTTCGACTCGTTCTGGCTTGCCTTGCTCGGCTTCATCTTCCTGCCGTGGACCACGCTGGCGTGGGCCGTCGCCTACGCGCCGATCCACGGTGTCACCGGTTTCGGTTGGTTCGTCGTGATCCTCGCGTTCTTCGCCGACATGAGCACGCACGTCGCGAGCTTCCAGGCCCGGCAGCAGCGCCGCGAAGCAACCGCCTGAGGCGCGTCGCTCAATCGGACGCGATCTCTGCTCCACCCGAGGCGGCCTTGTCGTACGCGGCGACGATGCGGGCGTGGCGGGCGTCGACGAGGTCTCGGGTGTGCGCGTGCGGCACGATATAGAGGTCGCCTTCGACGATCGCGTGCCGCACCTCGACTCCGATGTCGCGCGGGTCCATCGGGACGTACTTACTGTCCGGATCGGAGCCTCGGCTTCGTTCCGATCGAGGCGGTGCCGACAATCCGGTGTTGGCTCGATCGGGGCGGTTGCGATCGGAAGTGCCGAAGTTGGTCAGCACACCGCCGGGGCACAGGACGCTCACTCCGATCCCGTAGCCGTTCGCGTGCGACTCCTGCGCCAATGATTCACCCATCCCGACGATCGCGTACTTGGTCGTCGAGTAGATCGTCATGTTCAGTGGCGCGAGACCGGCGATCGACGCGGTGAGCACGATGTGCTTCTCTCCATCCTGGTCCTTCATACGCGGCAGGAACGCGAGCAGGCAGTTGATCATCCCACCCAGGTTCACCGACATGACCCAGTCCCAGTCGGACGCGGTGGCCTCCGCGATGGGCGGGAACGCGCCGACGCCAGCGTTCGAGCACAGCACGTCGACGCGGCCCATCTCGCGGTGCGCGGCGTCGGCGAGCGCGGCCACTGCGCCGCGATCCGCGACGTCGGTCGGGACGGCGAGCGTGCGGACCCCGTACGCGTCGATCTCCGCGGTGGTCTTCACCAGCGGGTCGGCCTCGATATCGGCGAGGACGAGGTTCATCCCCGCCTCGCCGAGCGCGTGCGCGATCCCTGCGCCGATGCCGCCGGCCGCACCGGTGATCACCGCGGTGCGTCCCCGGAGCTCTTTCATCACATCCCCCTTTTGTCGGAGAAGCGCAGACCCTACGCGCACGATGTGAGCGGCTTCATCCGCCCCACACGACCGTCTCATGCGGAGAAGCGCACCCTTGGCCGATGAGTGATCGCAGGCGACGCCCGATGTGCCTGAGCGCGATGTTGGCCGCGACGCTCGCGGCGATGCTGGTCACGGGTTGCTCCGGAGGCGCGTCCTCGTCGAGCGCCGAAACGTCATCGGA encodes:
- a CDS encoding SDR family NAD(P)-dependent oxidoreductase, with protein sequence MKELRGRTAVITGAAGGIGAGIAHALGEAGMNLVLADIEADPLVKTTAEIDAYGVRTLAVPTDVADRGAVAALADAAHREMGRVDVLCSNAGVGAFPPIAEATASDWDWVMSVNLGGMINCLLAFLPRMKDQDGEKHIVLTASIAGLAPLNMTIYSTTKYAIVGMGESLAQESHANGYGIGVSVLCPGGVLTNFGTSDRNRPDRANTGLSAPPRSERSRGSDPDSKYVPMDPRDIGVEVRHAIVEGDLYIVPHAHTRDLVDARHARIVAAYDKAASGGAEIASD